ATCTTCCGGCTCAAGATCTCTAAGTTCCTTTAGCACCTCCAGGGCTTGCAACAGATTGTTCTGCTCCTTATGGGCCTCTGCCATTCCAAGAAGAAGCCCCCTCAGCCTTGGCTTGATAAAGGCATCAATATCATGGGTCAAAGGCAAAGACAGAGTCAGGTCAAGTCCGTATCTGGAAAAGGTCTGCCCCAGTCCTGCCCGATTAATATAAGCCTGTTTAAAGAGCTTTAATGCCAGGTCATACTTCTCTTTTTTCAGAGCAATAAATCCGGCCATAAACAACGAATCAGCCATTTCACCGCATTGACTGAGCTTTTCTAAGGCCAGCATTTCATTTCCCTGGATATAAGCCTTCAAACCATCAACAAAATCTTGCTCATTCCTGGGAGTAAAGATCCTTTTGAAAAACCCAAGGTCAAGTTTATGCATTGCCTGGCTGTTGGAGTCTGGTTCAAAACCGCCCTGCCCTTTTCTTTTCTTAAGACTGCCCCATGAGGAATGTTCTGTATAGAACAGGCCGGTTCCCGTTGCTCCTATGGTTTTGCGCACCCCCCTTGACCCCACAGTTACCTTGGCCCCCCTGGGCCCAAACGATAAAGATGGTCCAGACTTGCTTAAATTCAAGGTAACACCGGGTGCTACCTTGAACCTTCTAAAAAATCTAAACGGCATAAACTCTCCATATTTTTGAACAGATAGATGGTTTTTTCACGCACATGCTCTCCATTATCTAATTACAGGAAAGACATCATCTGCCTGGAATTCTGATTAATAATAAATTGTGGCTTGGAGTGCCAGAATAATTTTTACCTGGTGAGGCATTCAGACGCTCGTGGCCTTATAAAAGGTTCAGTGCGATATCCATAAGGGATGTTCAAAATACCAAAATACCAATATGTCGTTACTGTTGAGTGATTTAACCGCTGGAAGCATGCCTGCCCTGATAACAACGCTGAAAGCGTTCCTGCTTTGCTGGGTTTAACTGGGGTTAATCCTGCCTGCCCTGTGAAATTTCTTCCATTTCACTAGGGTAAAAAAAGCCCTTTTCTTTATTTTGGTTGCGGGCACAGCCCGCGTTAGAAGAAACAACATGTTGTTTCGAAATTTGCCCAAGAGCCTGAAAGGCTTTGCTTGACAAACAAACCGTGAATTTTATAAGAGAATATGAACTACCCCTATGGTTTCGACCTGGGGCGCGGGGTCGCCACGGCGGCCCCTGCTTTTTTTAGGGAATATCAAGTGCGCACTTCATTATACATTGATGGATTCAATCTTTATTATCGTGCTCTTAAAAACTCACCTTTCAAATGGCTGGACCTGAAAAAACTCGCTGAAAACCTCTT
This genomic stretch from Desulfonatronovibrio magnus harbors:
- a CDS encoding DUF4236 domain-containing protein — its product is MPFRFFRRFKVAPGVTLNLSKSGPSLSFGPRGAKVTVGSRGVRKTIGATGTGLFYTEHSSWGSLKKRKGQGGFEPDSNSQAMHKLDLGFFKRIFTPRNEQDFVDGLKAYIQGNEMLALEKLSQCGEMADSLFMAGFIALKKEKYDLALKLFKQAYINRAGLGQTFSRYGLDLTLSLPLTHDIDAFIKPRLRGLLLGMAEAHKEQNNLLQALEVLKELRDLEPEDVVIKVSLTELLLEVSPDDPMVLKDIVQMTADVRNDSSAHAALMLYKARALKGLKMLVPVRDTLTAALRKKKDRSQEILMALQYERALVYEEMGNKTRCRQDLEKLFVLDPGYEDVAERLGVG